The following coding sequences lie in one Stenotrophomonas rhizophila genomic window:
- the ybgC gene encoding tol-pal system-associated acyl-CoA thioesterase: protein MEIEPRFSWPTRIYWEDTDAGGVVYHARYVAFMERARTEWMRALGFGQERTRTDHGLVFAVRAMTMDFLKPARLDDALEVTATLVQCKRASMVFDQCVCRGDETLLTAQVRIAALDASTFKPRGMDDVLLAALKPYELQVSAQ from the coding sequence ATGGAAATTGAGCCCCGGTTCAGTTGGCCGACACGCATTTACTGGGAAGATACCGACGCTGGCGGCGTGGTCTACCACGCACGCTACGTGGCCTTCATGGAGCGGGCACGGACCGAATGGATGCGGGCATTGGGCTTTGGCCAGGAGCGCACGCGCACCGACCATGGCCTGGTATTCGCGGTCCGCGCGATGACCATGGACTTCCTCAAGCCGGCGCGGCTGGACGATGCGCTGGAGGTGACCGCCACGCTGGTGCAGTGCAAGCGCGCCAGCATGGTGTTCGACCAGTGCGTGTGTCGCGGCGATGAAACGCTGCTGACCGCCCAGGTCAGGATCGCGGCATTGGATGCCTCCACTTTCAAACCGCGTGGCATGGACGATGTCCTCCTTGCCGCGTTGAAACCCTACGAACTTCAAGTATCCGCACAGTGA
- the ruvB gene encoding Holliday junction branch migration DNA helicase RuvB gives MTDDRIIGAGATREDEGTDASIRPKRMADYLGQAPVREQLSIYIEATKARGDALDHVLIFGPPGLGKTTLSHVIANELGVALRVTSGPVIEKAGDLAALLTNLQPHDVLFIDEIHRLSPVVEEVLYPAMEDFQIDIMIGEGPAARSIKIDLPPFTLIGATTRAGLLTAPLRDRFGIVHRLEFYTPEELTKIVRRSAAILNIDCTAEGAAEIARRSRGTPRIANRLLRRVRDYAQVKAAGHIDQDVAQAAMQMLKVDPEGFDELDRRMLRTMVDYFDGGPVGIESLAAALSEERGTLEDVVEPYLIQQGFLIRTARGRMCTHKAYRHMGLKPKNPPADLFAEAIDGN, from the coding sequence ATGACAGACGACCGCATCATCGGTGCCGGTGCCACCCGTGAAGACGAGGGCACCGACGCCAGCATCCGCCCCAAGCGCATGGCCGACTACCTGGGCCAGGCGCCGGTGCGCGAGCAGCTGTCGATCTATATCGAGGCGACCAAGGCACGTGGCGACGCGCTCGACCACGTGCTGATCTTCGGCCCGCCCGGGCTGGGCAAGACCACCCTGAGCCACGTGATCGCCAATGAGCTGGGCGTGGCCCTGCGGGTCACCTCCGGCCCGGTGATCGAAAAGGCCGGCGACCTGGCCGCGCTGCTGACCAACCTGCAGCCGCACGACGTGCTGTTCATCGACGAAATCCACCGCCTCTCGCCCGTGGTCGAGGAAGTGCTGTACCCGGCGATGGAAGATTTCCAGATCGACATCATGATCGGCGAGGGCCCCGCCGCCCGCTCGATCAAGATCGACCTGCCGCCGTTCACCCTGATCGGGGCCACCACCCGTGCCGGGCTGCTGACCGCGCCGCTGCGCGACCGCTTCGGCATCGTGCACCGGCTGGAGTTCTACACCCCGGAAGAGCTGACCAAGATCGTCCGTCGCTCGGCCGCCATCCTCAACATCGACTGCACCGCCGAAGGCGCGGCCGAAATCGCGCGGCGCTCGCGCGGCACCCCGCGTATCGCGAACCGCCTGCTGCGCCGCGTGCGCGATTACGCCCAGGTCAAGGCCGCCGGCCATATCGACCAGGACGTGGCGCAGGCAGCCATGCAGATGCTCAAGGTGGACCCGGAAGGCTTCGACGAGCTGGACCGCCGCATGCTGCGGACCATGGTCGACTACTTCGACGGCGGTCCGGTGGGCATCGAGTCGCTGGCCGCGGCCCTGTCCGAAGAGCGCGGCACGCTGGAAGACGTGGTCGAGCCCTACCTGATCCAGCAGGGCTTCCTGATCCGCACCGCGCGCGGCCGCATGTGCACCCACAAGGCCTACCGGCACATGGGGCTGAAGCCGAAAAACCCGCCGGCCGATCTGTTTGCCGAGGCCATTGATGGAAATTGA
- the tolQ gene encoding protein TolQ, with the protein MIAMLLALQATVTEALPQEVTSAAAQTVAQAAHGGGINYLDLMVKASLPVKIIVLLLLAGSFISWVIIFRKARVFNAANREADEFESRFWSGADLGKLYSSATDRNRKVGGLEAIFEAGFREFTRLRDKRRLDGRAQLEGAQRAMRTTYTREVDQMERSLELLANIGSTAPYVGLVGTVFGIMVTMHDMINSGEQAGIASVAPGISEALFATAIGLFVAIPAVWAYNRFTTRVERMSVRFETFAEEFSSILQRQSAGDE; encoded by the coding sequence ATGATCGCAATGCTCCTGGCCCTGCAGGCCACGGTGACCGAGGCGCTGCCGCAGGAAGTGACCAGTGCTGCGGCGCAGACGGTTGCGCAGGCCGCGCATGGCGGTGGCATCAATTACCTGGACCTGATGGTCAAGGCCAGCCTGCCGGTGAAGATCATCGTGCTGCTGCTGCTGGCCGGGTCGTTCATCAGCTGGGTGATCATCTTCCGCAAGGCGCGCGTGTTCAACGCCGCCAACCGCGAAGCCGACGAGTTCGAAAGCCGCTTCTGGTCCGGCGCCGACCTGGGCAAGCTGTACAGCTCGGCCACCGACCGCAACCGCAAGGTGGGCGGCCTGGAAGCGATCTTCGAAGCCGGCTTCCGCGAGTTCACCCGCCTGCGCGACAAGCGCCGGCTGGACGGTCGCGCGCAGCTGGAAGGTGCCCAGCGCGCCATGCGCACCACCTACACCCGCGAAGTGGACCAGATGGAGCGCAGCCTGGAGCTGCTGGCCAACATCGGTTCGACCGCCCCGTACGTGGGCCTGGTCGGCACCGTGTTCGGCATCATGGTGACCATGCACGACATGATCAACAGCGGTGAGCAGGCCGGTATCGCCTCGGTGGCCCCGGGCATCTCCGAAGCCCTGTTCGCCACCGCCATCGGCCTGTTCGTGGCCATCCCGGCGGTGTGGGCCTACAACCGCTTCACCACCCGCGTGGAGCGCATGTCGGTCCGTTTTGAAACCTTCGCAGAAGAGTTCAGCTCGATCCTGCAGCGCCAGAGCGCCGGCGACGAGTAA
- the tolR gene encoding protein TolR encodes MTAAIGRRKRRKLKSEINVVPYIDVMLVLLIIFMVTAPLLTLSFEVDLPSSQAKALESKQDPVIVSVRLDGQLSLKLPDAKEPAPMDPGQLQAQLGALAAQDKNLRVIVAADKAVAYEKVVAAMDVIKRANVEKVGLATDAR; translated from the coding sequence ATGACTGCTGCCATCGGCCGCCGCAAGCGCCGCAAGCTCAAATCCGAAATCAACGTCGTGCCGTACATCGACGTCATGCTGGTGCTGCTGATCATCTTCATGGTCACCGCGCCGCTGCTGACGCTGAGCTTTGAAGTCGACCTGCCCAGCTCCCAGGCCAAGGCCCTGGAAAGCAAGCAGGACCCGGTGATCGTGTCGGTGCGCCTGGACGGCCAGCTCAGCCTGAAGCTGCCCGATGCCAAGGAGCCGGCCCCGATGGACCCCGGCCAGCTGCAGGCGCAGCTGGGCGCGTTGGCCGCGCAGGACAAGAACCTGCGCGTGATCGTGGCCGCCGACAAGGCCGTGGCCTATGAAAAGGTGGTCGCGGCGATGGACGTGATCAAGCGCGCCAACGTGGAAAAGGTGGGCCTGGCGACCGATGCACGCTGA